From one Lotus japonicus ecotype B-129 chromosome 3, LjGifu_v1.2 genomic stretch:
- the LOC130744680 gene encoding uncharacterized protein LOC130744680, which yields MYLKVIVVTHPVTKGLEPDITCVRDSQLTGVTKSNISASAATVDGEAIKKSGSKRKQHSDLTKNSKRSSAKSNSETCILESVKEPNSETRLNTSPRRRDRKPNSLMNAEEGYDHSSIHMGTKTGKSAQYRKAHNTSSVSPASKNPISRKDMMQPEPKTKHVALVSEPRHENIAKPAQLRKTSDIGSDFLPSKIHASSKDNVLSKSADMSVGVKSLVAKPKNDENTDAALRFTHDKDGSRPQRRRPRKISSTGNQDVHTNYVSMSKEGNLNPLLDKTLPKSPDVGLEKEYHEKPQPPIRKIKFTLKSSGGTGVAPELVDANVEPKVSCEDEGRNKSAMNAEVENREEARSSGQPEVKKRRRHDDATPNKGLNK from the exons ATGTATCTCAAAGTCATAGTTGTCACCCATCCA GTGACGAAAGGACTTGAACCAGATATTACTTGTGTGAGAGATTCCCAACTTACTGGTGTTACAAAATCAAACATAAGTGCCAGTGCTGCTACTGTGGATGGCGAAGCTATAAAAAAGTCTGGTTCCAAAAGGAAACAACATTCTGATCTTACTAAGAACTCCAAAAGAAGTAGTGCAAAGTCCAATTCAGAGACTTGCATTTTAGAGTCTGTTAAGGAACCAAACTCTGAAACTCGGCTGAATACTTCGCCAAGGAGGAGGGACCGTAAGCCTAATTCTTTGATGAATGCAGAAGAAGGCTACGATCACTCTTCGATTCATATGGGAACAAAAACCGGAAAATCAGCTCAATACAGAAAGGCCCACAATACCAGCTCTGTTTCTCCAGCTTCTAAAAATCCTATCTCCAGAAAGGATATGATGCAGCCAGAGCCTAAAACGAAACATGTAGCTCTAGTTTCTGAGCCAAGACATGAGAACATTGCAAAACCAGCTCAATTGAGAAAGACTTCAGATATTGGCAGTGATTTTCTTCCTTCTAAAATCCATGCTTCCAGCAAGGATAATGTATTGTCAAAGTCTGCAGATATGAGCGTTGGTGTTAAATCATTAGTAGCTAAACCTAAAAATGATGAGAACACTGATGCTGCTCTGCGTTTTACACATGATAAAGATGGAAGCCGCCCCCAAAGACGTCGCCCAAGGAAAATAAGTAGCACAGGTAATCAAGATGTTCATACTAATTATGTGTCAATGTCAAAGGAAGGCAATTTGAATCCTCTGCTCGACAAGACTCTTCCCAAATCCCCTGATGTTGGGTTGGAAAAGGAATATCATGAAAAACCTCAGCCACCCATTAGGAAAATTAAGTTTACTCTGAAGTCTAGTGGGGGAACTGGTGTAGCTCCTGAATTGGTGGATGCTAATGTGGAACCTAAGGTTTCTTGTGAAGATGAGGGGAGAAACAAGTCAGCTATGAATGCTGAGGTGGAAAATAGAGAAGAGGCCAGATCTTCAGGTCAACCAGAGGTTAAGAAAAGGAGGAGGCATGATGATGCTACTCCTAACAAAGGTCTCAACAAATAA